A single window of Triplophysa rosa linkage group LG20, Trosa_1v2, whole genome shotgun sequence DNA harbors:
- the syngr2b gene encoding synaptogyrin-2b isoform X1, giving the protein MESSTVYGASLAGSGFDLVKYIKQPQTITRVLSWVFAIVVFSSITAEGYVNAINESEVKCVFNRIDGICHYGVGIGVIAFLACAAFLLADAFLPSMSNAQERKYIVMADLTLSGAWTFLWFVCFCLSADQWSKTADTNGIPTDAVHAVIAFSFFSIGSWGALTYFALVRFRQGVGDVTQNNPEAPANPATPYPSTYTPPTYPSFQNNSQDVYQQPPFTSNPDPIGQSNYQPPTY; this is encoded by the exons ATGGAGTCGAGCACTGTGTACGGAGCGTCTCTGGCCGGATCGGGATTTGATCTCGTTAAATACATCAAACAGCCTCAAACTATCACGCGCGTCCTCAGCTGG GTGTTTGCTATCGTGGTTTTCTCCTCTATAACAGCTGAAGGTTACGTGAACGCCATCAATGAATCTGAAGTCAAGTGTGTCTTCAACAGAATCGATGGCATCTGTCATTATGGGGTGGGCATCGGTGTCATCGCCTTCCTGGCATGTGCAGCCTTCCTATTGGCTGATGCTTTCCTGCCTTCCATGAGCAACGCTCAGGAGAGGAAATACATTGTGATGGCTGATCTGACATTGTCAG GTGCCTGGACGTTCCTGTGGTTCGTGTGTTTCTGTCTGTCCGCAGATCAGTGGTCGAAGACCGCAGACACGAATGGCATCCCGACGGACGCAGTTCATGCCGTCATCGCCTTCTCGTTCTTCTCCATCGGCTCGTGG GGGGCGCTAACTTATTTCGCTCTGGTGAGGTTTCGTCAGGGTGTTGGAGACGTGACCCAGAACAACCCTGAGGCGCCCGCCAATCCTGCCACGCCCTACCCCTCAACATACACCCCTCCCACATATCCATCCTTCCAAAACAACAGCCAAGATGTCTACCAACAACCACCCTTCACATCAAACCCCGATCCGATCGGACAGAGCAACTATCAGCCACCCACCTACTGA
- the syngr2b gene encoding synaptogyrin-2b isoform X2, translating into MESSTVYGASLAGSGFDLVKYIKQPQTITRVLSWVFAIVVFSSITAEGYVNAINESEVKCVFNRIDGICHYGVGIGVIAFLACAAFLLADAFLPSMSNAQERKYIVMADLTLSDQWSKTADTNGIPTDAVHAVIAFSFFSIGSWGALTYFALVRFRQGVGDVTQNNPEAPANPATPYPSTYTPPTYPSFQNNSQDVYQQPPFTSNPDPIGQSNYQPPTY; encoded by the exons ATGGAGTCGAGCACTGTGTACGGAGCGTCTCTGGCCGGATCGGGATTTGATCTCGTTAAATACATCAAACAGCCTCAAACTATCACGCGCGTCCTCAGCTGG GTGTTTGCTATCGTGGTTTTCTCCTCTATAACAGCTGAAGGTTACGTGAACGCCATCAATGAATCTGAAGTCAAGTGTGTCTTCAACAGAATCGATGGCATCTGTCATTATGGGGTGGGCATCGGTGTCATCGCCTTCCTGGCATGTGCAGCCTTCCTATTGGCTGATGCTTTCCTGCCTTCCATGAGCAACGCTCAGGAGAGGAAATACATTGTGATGGCTGATCTGACATTGTCAG ATCAGTGGTCGAAGACCGCAGACACGAATGGCATCCCGACGGACGCAGTTCATGCCGTCATCGCCTTCTCGTTCTTCTCCATCGGCTCGTGG GGGGCGCTAACTTATTTCGCTCTGGTGAGGTTTCGTCAGGGTGTTGGAGACGTGACCCAGAACAACCCTGAGGCGCCCGCCAATCCTGCCACGCCCTACCCCTCAACATACACCCCTCCCACATATCCATCCTTCCAAAACAACAGCCAAGATGTCTACCAACAACCACCCTTCACATCAAACCCCGATCCGATCGGACAGAGCAACTATCAGCCACCCACCTACTGA
- the si:dkey-93h22.7 gene encoding B-cell receptor CD22 isoform X3 translates to MKQTGCSLRRSSDRMQTLLLILLAGFSVWCPVAGVRLDKPHLSGPSAALEGSVEIFTCKMAWIPSNVSVVLKLYVERNLNKFISEHIVNYEEPAVFPLLVTEKHDGRLICEASGNNNTEIESTFSDSLDFQVISPVEGATIVSHPSSDDLWVGQTLTLRCDITRGTHVSYDWLQNGTPLHSGLRASRLTIPSLSVHHTGDYQCVASNRLNDTAVYNSSSDVMSVQVKEHVSKPEISLDVLKSAAGDLSVIVRCRCDTGTPLNTFSLLNDTNIIVTETTDRLQAFFTVSVQLNRDMGWVRCNASNHGNWMLSNAKNLSVESVGGAVTVTLFKHVARDFQVFGVVMRCQVERGTFPQYHWFLNNSRLEGRGAFYAVGGTQNSSLSLSVGPHSSGFYHCQVSDTFDNANTVRSLKTLINRDVLNRVSTSVLVVVFTCLILLMVSVTSCCFYGAVLSEFIIHFYTVTSVTPDHLFHLNTSHLSSQGEHIRGNIY, encoded by the exons ATGAAGCAG ACTGGATGTTCTCTGAGGAGATCTTCAGACAGAATGCAAACGCTCCTTCTCATTCTCCTAG cagGTTTTTCTGTCTGGTGTCCAGTGGCAG GTGTTAGGCTTGATAAACCTCATCTTTCTGGTCCTTCCGCCGCATTAGAAGGTTCAGTGGAGATCTTCACCTGTAAAATGGCCTGGATTCCCTCAAACGTGTCTGTGGTCCTCAAGCTTTACGTTGAGAGAAATCTGAACAAGTTCATTAGTGAACACATAGTAAACTATGAAGAACCGGCAGTATTCCCTCTATTGGTCACTGAGAAACATGATGGTCGACTCATCTGTGAAGCCAGTGGAAACAATAACACGGAGATTGAAAGCACGTTCAGTGACAGCCTGGACTTTCAAGTCATAT CTCCGGTGGAGGGAGCCACGATCGTTTCTCATCCGTCCAGCGATGACCTGTGGGTGGGACAGACTTTGACCCTGCGGTGTGACATCACTAGAGGAACACACGTCTCTTATGATTGGCTACAGAATGGAACGCCGCTTCACAGCGGTCTCCGCGCGTCCAGACTGAccattccctctctctctgttcatcaCACGGGAGATTATCAGTGTGTCGCATCAAACCGCTTAAATGACACCGCCGTGTATAACTCCAGCAGTGATGTCATGTCTGtgcaggtcaaag AACACGTATCAAAGCCTGAAATCTCTCTGGATGTTCTGAAGAGCGCTGCGGGTGATTTATCAGTGATCGTCAGATGTCGGTGTGATACAGGAACGCCTCTCAATACCTTCAGTCTGTTAAATGACACAAACATCATCGTCACGGAAACCACGGACAGACTTCAGGCTTTCTTTACTGTGTCCGTTCAGCTGAATCGAGACATGGGCTGGGTGCGATGTAACGCCAGTAACCACGGCAACTGGATGCTGAGCAACGCAAAGAATCTGAGCGTGG AGTCTGTAGGTGGCGCTGTGACGGTGACTCTCTTCAAACACGTGGCTCGAGACTTCCAGGTGTTTGGTGTGGTGATGCGCTGTCAGGTGGAGCGAGGAACGTTTCCGCAGTATCACTGGTTTCTGAATAACAGCAGACTGGAGGGCAGAGGGGCATTCTACGCTGTGGGTGGGACACAAaactcgtctctctctctgtctgtgggTCCACACAGCTCCGGCTTCTATCACTGTCAGGTTTCAGACACATTCGACAACGCCAACACAGTCAGAAGTCTAAAGACACTGATCAACAGAGACG TGCTGAACAGAGTCTCTACTTCAGTGCTGGTCGTTGTTTTCACGTGTTTGATTCTGCTGATGGTCTCTGTCACCTCCTGCTGTTTTTATGGAGCTGTCCTTAGTGAGTTCATCATTCACTTCTACACCGTCACATCTGTGACACCAGACCACCTGTTTCACTTAAACACGTCACATTTATCTTCGCAGGGAGAACATATTCGAGGAAATATCT acTGA
- the si:dkey-93h22.7 gene encoding B-cell receptor CD22 isoform X2, which translates to MKQTGCSLRRSSDRMQTLLLILLGFSVWCPVAGVRLDKPHLSGPSAALEGSVEIFTCKMAWIPSNVSVVLKLYVERNLNKFISEHIVNYEEPAVFPLLVTEKHDGRLICEASGNNNTEIESTFSDSLDFQVISPVEGATIVSHPSSDDLWVGQTLTLRCDITRGTHVSYDWLQNGTPLHSGLRASRLTIPSLSVHHTGDYQCVASNRLNDTAVYNSSSDVMSVQVKEHVSKPEISLDVLKSAAGDLSVIVRCRCDTGTPLNTFSLLNDTNIIVTETTDRLQAFFTVSVQLNRDMGWVRCNASNHGNWMLSNAKNLSVESVGGAVTVTLFKHVARDFQVFGVVMRCQVERGTFPQYHWFLNNSRLEGRGAFYAVGGTQNSSLSLSVGPHSSGFYHCQVSDTFDNANTVRSLKTLINRDVLNRVSTSVLVVVFTCLILLMVSVTSCCFYGAVLRRTYSRKYLLTERPGEAYVTSKREDDEEDYLMLSGYEEDVIHTERTSDLHSEEDESSVDETVVYDGAVSK; encoded by the exons ATGAAGCAG ACTGGATGTTCTCTGAGGAGATCTTCAGACAGAATGCAAACGCTCCTTCTCATTCTCCTAG GTTTTTCTGTCTGGTGTCCAGTGGCAG GTGTTAGGCTTGATAAACCTCATCTTTCTGGTCCTTCCGCCGCATTAGAAGGTTCAGTGGAGATCTTCACCTGTAAAATGGCCTGGATTCCCTCAAACGTGTCTGTGGTCCTCAAGCTTTACGTTGAGAGAAATCTGAACAAGTTCATTAGTGAACACATAGTAAACTATGAAGAACCGGCAGTATTCCCTCTATTGGTCACTGAGAAACATGATGGTCGACTCATCTGTGAAGCCAGTGGAAACAATAACACGGAGATTGAAAGCACGTTCAGTGACAGCCTGGACTTTCAAGTCATAT CTCCGGTGGAGGGAGCCACGATCGTTTCTCATCCGTCCAGCGATGACCTGTGGGTGGGACAGACTTTGACCCTGCGGTGTGACATCACTAGAGGAACACACGTCTCTTATGATTGGCTACAGAATGGAACGCCGCTTCACAGCGGTCTCCGCGCGTCCAGACTGAccattccctctctctctgttcatcaCACGGGAGATTATCAGTGTGTCGCATCAAACCGCTTAAATGACACCGCCGTGTATAACTCCAGCAGTGATGTCATGTCTGtgcaggtcaaag AACACGTATCAAAGCCTGAAATCTCTCTGGATGTTCTGAAGAGCGCTGCGGGTGATTTATCAGTGATCGTCAGATGTCGGTGTGATACAGGAACGCCTCTCAATACCTTCAGTCTGTTAAATGACACAAACATCATCGTCACGGAAACCACGGACAGACTTCAGGCTTTCTTTACTGTGTCCGTTCAGCTGAATCGAGACATGGGCTGGGTGCGATGTAACGCCAGTAACCACGGCAACTGGATGCTGAGCAACGCAAAGAATCTGAGCGTGG AGTCTGTAGGTGGCGCTGTGACGGTGACTCTCTTCAAACACGTGGCTCGAGACTTCCAGGTGTTTGGTGTGGTGATGCGCTGTCAGGTGGAGCGAGGAACGTTTCCGCAGTATCACTGGTTTCTGAATAACAGCAGACTGGAGGGCAGAGGGGCATTCTACGCTGTGGGTGGGACACAAaactcgtctctctctctgtctgtgggTCCACACAGCTCCGGCTTCTATCACTGTCAGGTTTCAGACACATTCGACAACGCCAACACAGTCAGAAGTCTAAAGACACTGATCAACAGAGACG TGCTGAACAGAGTCTCTACTTCAGTGCTGGTCGTTGTTTTCACGTGTTTGATTCTGCTGATGGTCTCTGTCACCTCCTGCTGTTTTTATGGAGCTGTCCTTA GGAGAACATATTCGAGGAAATATCT acTGACTGAGCGACCTGGAGAAGCGTACGTCACATCTAAACGTGAGGATGATGAAGAAGATTATCTA ATGCTGTCGGGTTATGAGGAAGATGTCATCCACACTGAAAGAACGAGCGATCTTCATTCTGAG GAGGATGAGTCGTCGGTCGATGAAACCGTCGTGTATGATGGAGCTGTCTCAAAATAA
- the si:dkey-93h22.7 gene encoding B-cell receptor CD22 isoform X1, translating into MKQTGCSLRRSSDRMQTLLLILLAGFSVWCPVAGVRLDKPHLSGPSAALEGSVEIFTCKMAWIPSNVSVVLKLYVERNLNKFISEHIVNYEEPAVFPLLVTEKHDGRLICEASGNNNTEIESTFSDSLDFQVISPVEGATIVSHPSSDDLWVGQTLTLRCDITRGTHVSYDWLQNGTPLHSGLRASRLTIPSLSVHHTGDYQCVASNRLNDTAVYNSSSDVMSVQVKEHVSKPEISLDVLKSAAGDLSVIVRCRCDTGTPLNTFSLLNDTNIIVTETTDRLQAFFTVSVQLNRDMGWVRCNASNHGNWMLSNAKNLSVESVGGAVTVTLFKHVARDFQVFGVVMRCQVERGTFPQYHWFLNNSRLEGRGAFYAVGGTQNSSLSLSVGPHSSGFYHCQVSDTFDNANTVRSLKTLINRDVLNRVSTSVLVVVFTCLILLMVSVTSCCFYGAVLRRTYSRKYLLTERPGEAYVTSKREDDEEDYLMLSGYEEDVIHTERTSDLHSEEDESSVDETVVYDGAVSK; encoded by the exons ATGAAGCAG ACTGGATGTTCTCTGAGGAGATCTTCAGACAGAATGCAAACGCTCCTTCTCATTCTCCTAG cagGTTTTTCTGTCTGGTGTCCAGTGGCAG GTGTTAGGCTTGATAAACCTCATCTTTCTGGTCCTTCCGCCGCATTAGAAGGTTCAGTGGAGATCTTCACCTGTAAAATGGCCTGGATTCCCTCAAACGTGTCTGTGGTCCTCAAGCTTTACGTTGAGAGAAATCTGAACAAGTTCATTAGTGAACACATAGTAAACTATGAAGAACCGGCAGTATTCCCTCTATTGGTCACTGAGAAACATGATGGTCGACTCATCTGTGAAGCCAGTGGAAACAATAACACGGAGATTGAAAGCACGTTCAGTGACAGCCTGGACTTTCAAGTCATAT CTCCGGTGGAGGGAGCCACGATCGTTTCTCATCCGTCCAGCGATGACCTGTGGGTGGGACAGACTTTGACCCTGCGGTGTGACATCACTAGAGGAACACACGTCTCTTATGATTGGCTACAGAATGGAACGCCGCTTCACAGCGGTCTCCGCGCGTCCAGACTGAccattccctctctctctgttcatcaCACGGGAGATTATCAGTGTGTCGCATCAAACCGCTTAAATGACACCGCCGTGTATAACTCCAGCAGTGATGTCATGTCTGtgcaggtcaaag AACACGTATCAAAGCCTGAAATCTCTCTGGATGTTCTGAAGAGCGCTGCGGGTGATTTATCAGTGATCGTCAGATGTCGGTGTGATACAGGAACGCCTCTCAATACCTTCAGTCTGTTAAATGACACAAACATCATCGTCACGGAAACCACGGACAGACTTCAGGCTTTCTTTACTGTGTCCGTTCAGCTGAATCGAGACATGGGCTGGGTGCGATGTAACGCCAGTAACCACGGCAACTGGATGCTGAGCAACGCAAAGAATCTGAGCGTGG AGTCTGTAGGTGGCGCTGTGACGGTGACTCTCTTCAAACACGTGGCTCGAGACTTCCAGGTGTTTGGTGTGGTGATGCGCTGTCAGGTGGAGCGAGGAACGTTTCCGCAGTATCACTGGTTTCTGAATAACAGCAGACTGGAGGGCAGAGGGGCATTCTACGCTGTGGGTGGGACACAAaactcgtctctctctctgtctgtgggTCCACACAGCTCCGGCTTCTATCACTGTCAGGTTTCAGACACATTCGACAACGCCAACACAGTCAGAAGTCTAAAGACACTGATCAACAGAGACG TGCTGAACAGAGTCTCTACTTCAGTGCTGGTCGTTGTTTTCACGTGTTTGATTCTGCTGATGGTCTCTGTCACCTCCTGCTGTTTTTATGGAGCTGTCCTTA GGAGAACATATTCGAGGAAATATCT acTGACTGAGCGACCTGGAGAAGCGTACGTCACATCTAAACGTGAGGATGATGAAGAAGATTATCTA ATGCTGTCGGGTTATGAGGAAGATGTCATCCACACTGAAAGAACGAGCGATCTTCATTCTGAG GAGGATGAGTCGTCGGTCGATGAAACCGTCGTGTATGATGGAGCTGTCTCAAAATAA
- the si:dkey-93h22.7 gene encoding inactive tyrosine-protein kinase 7 isoform X4: MKQTGCSLRRSSDRMQTLLLILLAGFSVWCPVAGVRLDKPHLSGPSAALEGSVEIFTCKMAWIPSNVSVVLKLYVERNLNKFISEHIVNYEEPAVFPLLVTEKHDGRLICEASGNNNTEIESTFSDSLDFQVISPVEGATIVSHPSSDDLWVGQTLTLRCDITRGTHVSYDWLQNGTPLHSGLRASRLTIPSLSVHHTGDYQCVASNRLNDTAVYNSSSDVMSVQVKEHVSKPEISLDVLKSAAGDLSVIVRCRCDTGTPLNTFSLLNDTNIIVTETTDRLQAFFTVSVQLNRDMGWVRCNASNHGNWMLSNAKNLSVESVGGAVTVTLFKHVARDFQVFGVVMRCQVERGTFPQYHWFLNNSRLEGRGAFYAVGGTQNSSLSLSVGPHSSGFYHCQVSDTFDNANTVRSLKTLINRDVLNRVSTSVLVVVFTCLILLMVSVTSCCFYGAVLRRTYSRKYLLTERPGEAYVTSKHAVGL; the protein is encoded by the exons ATGAAGCAG ACTGGATGTTCTCTGAGGAGATCTTCAGACAGAATGCAAACGCTCCTTCTCATTCTCCTAG cagGTTTTTCTGTCTGGTGTCCAGTGGCAG GTGTTAGGCTTGATAAACCTCATCTTTCTGGTCCTTCCGCCGCATTAGAAGGTTCAGTGGAGATCTTCACCTGTAAAATGGCCTGGATTCCCTCAAACGTGTCTGTGGTCCTCAAGCTTTACGTTGAGAGAAATCTGAACAAGTTCATTAGTGAACACATAGTAAACTATGAAGAACCGGCAGTATTCCCTCTATTGGTCACTGAGAAACATGATGGTCGACTCATCTGTGAAGCCAGTGGAAACAATAACACGGAGATTGAAAGCACGTTCAGTGACAGCCTGGACTTTCAAGTCATAT CTCCGGTGGAGGGAGCCACGATCGTTTCTCATCCGTCCAGCGATGACCTGTGGGTGGGACAGACTTTGACCCTGCGGTGTGACATCACTAGAGGAACACACGTCTCTTATGATTGGCTACAGAATGGAACGCCGCTTCACAGCGGTCTCCGCGCGTCCAGACTGAccattccctctctctctgttcatcaCACGGGAGATTATCAGTGTGTCGCATCAAACCGCTTAAATGACACCGCCGTGTATAACTCCAGCAGTGATGTCATGTCTGtgcaggtcaaag AACACGTATCAAAGCCTGAAATCTCTCTGGATGTTCTGAAGAGCGCTGCGGGTGATTTATCAGTGATCGTCAGATGTCGGTGTGATACAGGAACGCCTCTCAATACCTTCAGTCTGTTAAATGACACAAACATCATCGTCACGGAAACCACGGACAGACTTCAGGCTTTCTTTACTGTGTCCGTTCAGCTGAATCGAGACATGGGCTGGGTGCGATGTAACGCCAGTAACCACGGCAACTGGATGCTGAGCAACGCAAAGAATCTGAGCGTGG AGTCTGTAGGTGGCGCTGTGACGGTGACTCTCTTCAAACACGTGGCTCGAGACTTCCAGGTGTTTGGTGTGGTGATGCGCTGTCAGGTGGAGCGAGGAACGTTTCCGCAGTATCACTGGTTTCTGAATAACAGCAGACTGGAGGGCAGAGGGGCATTCTACGCTGTGGGTGGGACACAAaactcgtctctctctctgtctgtgggTCCACACAGCTCCGGCTTCTATCACTGTCAGGTTTCAGACACATTCGACAACGCCAACACAGTCAGAAGTCTAAAGACACTGATCAACAGAGACG TGCTGAACAGAGTCTCTACTTCAGTGCTGGTCGTTGTTTTCACGTGTTTGATTCTGCTGATGGTCTCTGTCACCTCCTGCTGTTTTTATGGAGCTGTCCTTA GGAGAACATATTCGAGGAAATATCT acTGACTGAGCGACCTGGAGAAGCGTACGTCACATCTAAAC ATGCTGTCGGGTTATGA